The following proteins come from a genomic window of Triticum aestivum cultivar Chinese Spring chromosome 6A, IWGSC CS RefSeq v2.1, whole genome shotgun sequence:
- the LOC123132146 gene encoding 50S ribosomal protein L3, chloroplastic: MAMAAASIGGALGFLAPRRRGVSFAAAAGRRRPSLAVVRAASYEAGVGVMATKVGMMTYFDPENGKPVPVTVVGFREGGNVVTQVKTAATDGYDAVQVGYHGVREDKLTRPELGHLGKASAPPLRHLQEFRLVAVDAFDPGQALEFNELFKEGDLVDVSAKSIGKGFQGGIKRHNFKRGLMTHGSKSHRALGSIGAGTTPGRVYKGKKMPGRMGGTKTKIRKLKIVRIDNDLKVVMIKGAIPGKQGNLLRITPAKIVGKNIPKS, encoded by the exons ATGGCCATGGCGGCCGCGAGCATCGGCGGCGCACTGGGCTTCCTCGCCCCGCGCCGTCGCGGCGTGTCCTTCGCTGCGGCGGCAGGTCGTAGGAGGCCGTCGCTGGCGGTGGTGCGCGCGGCGTCGTACGAGGCGGGCGTCGGGGTGATGGCGACCAAGGTGGGGATGATGACCTACTTCGACCCGGAAAACGGGAAGCCGGTGCCGGTGACGGTGGTCGGGTTCAGGGAGGGGGGCAACGTGGTGACGCAGGTGAAGACCGCCGCCACCGACGGCTACGACGCCGTGCAGGTCGGGTACCACGGCGTGCGCGAGGACAAGCTCACCCGCCCGGAGCTGGGCCACCTCGGCAAGGCCAGCGCGCCGCCGCTGCGGCACCTGCAGGAGTTCCGCCTGGTGGCCGTCGACGCCTTCGACCCCGGCCAGGCGCTCGAGTTCAACGAGCTCTTCAAGGAGGGCGACCTCGTCGACGTCTCCGCCAAATCCATCGGAAAGGGATTCCAAG GTGGAATTAAGAGGCACAACTTCAAGCGTGGTCTGATGACTCACGGTTCCAAGAGCCACAGAGCCCTAGGTTCGATCGGTGCGGGGACAACCCCAGGGCGGGTGTACAAGGGGAAGAAGATGCCCGGGAGGATGGGCGGAACCAAGACCAAGATCAGGAAGCTCAAGATTGTCAGGATCGACAATGATCTCAAAGTTGTGATGATCAAGGGAGCCATTCCCGGGAAGCAGGGGAACCTTCTCCGCATCACGCCAGCGAAGATTGTCGGCAAGAACATCCCCAAGAGCTAG